The following proteins come from a genomic window of Anaerobutyricum hallii:
- a CDS encoding AAA family ATPase: protein MGIYFNPGNGSFTEDKNSQIYVDKTELLKFLNKRLKTNGKCIAVSHARRFGKSHAAGMIDAYYSLGSDSSKLFEDTKISSDPDYEKYRNKYNVIHLDISSFFDDYKDNLIEKIVEYIYDDITDELGNILDYKKKLSYVLMKIYEKTEIPFVIIIDEWDCVIRNSNDQALVHKYLQFLHSLFKSEESKSFLALGYITGILPIKKIKDESALNNFQEYTMLDSYPITEYYGFTEKEVKDLCEDQAMDFETIKAWYNGYLIDGMHMYNPNSVSRALERHKVDSYWRNTSAFGTINTFISMNYAGLKEDVLAMLAGEKVMVDTECFQNDFTEIHSKDDALTALIHLGYLGYDKDMLSAYIPNYEVSKAFQSALKSGSWKEIAASISRCDELLIATINKNAEKVAELIELAHETYTSVLKYNDENSLSCVLTMAYFTAPAYYNIIREMPSGKGFADFVFLPRANAGNRPAMIVELKHNKTADAAITQIKEKRYQGALSGYKGKILLVGINYDTEKHHTCVIEEY from the coding sequence ATGGGGATTTATTTTAATCCAGGAAATGGAAGTTTTACAGAAGATAAGAATAGCCAAATTTATGTTGATAAAACGGAGCTCTTGAAATTTTTAAATAAAAGACTGAAAACAAATGGTAAATGTATCGCTGTCAGTCATGCCAGACGTTTTGGTAAGTCCCATGCTGCCGGAATGATTGATGCTTACTATAGTCTTGGCAGTGATTCCTCAAAACTGTTTGAAGATACCAAGATTTCATCTGACCCTGATTATGAAAAATACCGAAACAAGTACAATGTTATCCATTTAGATATTTCATCTTTTTTTGATGATTACAAAGACAATCTGATAGAAAAGATTGTGGAATATATTTATGATGATATCACAGACGAACTGGGAAACATTCTGGATTATAAAAAGAAGTTAAGTTATGTATTAATGAAAATTTATGAAAAGACGGAAATTCCTTTTGTTATTATTATTGATGAATGGGATTGTGTTATCCGAAACAGTAACGACCAGGCTTTAGTGCATAAATATTTGCAGTTCTTGCATTCACTTTTTAAATCAGAAGAATCGAAATCGTTTTTGGCTCTGGGGTATATCACAGGCATTTTACCAATTAAGAAGATAAAAGATGAGTCTGCTTTAAATAATTTTCAAGAATATACTATGCTGGATTCCTATCCAATCACAGAATACTATGGCTTTACCGAAAAAGAAGTGAAAGATTTATGCGAAGATCAGGCTATGGATTTTGAGACAATAAAGGCATGGTATAACGGATATTTGATCGATGGTATGCATATGTATAATCCGAATTCTGTATCGAGGGCATTAGAAAGACATAAAGTAGATTCTTATTGGCGAAACACTTCTGCCTTTGGTACGATCAATACCTTTATTTCAATGAATTATGCCGGACTAAAGGAAGATGTGCTTGCCATGTTAGCTGGCGAAAAAGTGATGGTTGACACTGAATGTTTCCAGAACGATTTTACAGAAATCCACTCAAAAGACGATGCTCTGACTGCCTTGATCCATCTTGGTTATCTTGGTTACGATAAAGACATGTTAAGTGCCTATATTCCAAATTATGAAGTGTCTAAGGCATTTCAGTCGGCTTTAAAATCAGGTTCCTGGAAGGAGATCGCCGCATCTATTTCCAGATGTGATGAGCTACTCATCGCCACGATAAATAAAAATGCGGAAAAGGTAGCTGAACTCATTGAGCTTGCTCATGAAACCTACACTTCTGTATTAAAATATAACGATGAAAATTCCCTAAGCTGTGTACTTACCATGGCTTACTTTACAGCACCGGCTTATTATAATATCATCCGGGAGATGCCTTCCGGAAAGGGATTTGCTGATTTTGTTTTTCTCCCAAGAGCAAATGCTGGCAATCGCCCTGCAATGATCGTGGAACTAAAACACAACAAGACAGCAGATGCAGCAATCACGCAAATCAAAGAGAAGAGATACCAGGGTGCTTTGTCTGGATATAAAGGAAAGATTTTACTAGTTGGAATTAATTACGATACAGAAAAACATCATACATGTGTAATCGAAGAATACTGA
- a CDS encoding AAA family ATPase: MGIYFNPKNRSFSKDRNYEIYVDKTGLLSFLNKAIDTPKNCIAVSHARRFGKSHAAGMIDAYYSLGSDSSKLFADTKIASDPDYEKYRNKYNVIHLDISSFWDDYKVNLIEKIVEYIYDDIQEELGNILDYKKKLSYVLMKIYEKTGIPFVIIIDEWDCVIRNSNDQALVHKYLQFLHSLFKSEESKSFLALGYITGILPIKKIKDESALNNFQEYTMLKSRPITEYYGFTEDEVKELCQKYDMDFETMKAWYNGYLIDGMHMYNPNSVSMAINYQDFDSYWRNTSAFGTINTFITMNYAGLKEDVLAMLAGEKVMVNTNTFQNDFSMIASKSDVLTALIHLGYLGYDADMKSAYIPNYEVATAFESALQTGSWKEIAASISRCDELLIATTNKNAEKVAELIELAHETYTSVLKYNDENSLSCVLTMAYFTAPAYYNIIREMPSGKGFADFVFLPRANAGNRPAMIVELKHNKTADAAITQIKEKRYQGALSGYKGKILLVGINYDTEKHHTCVIEEY; the protein is encoded by the coding sequence ATGGGAATCTATTTTAATCCGAAAAATAGAAGTTTTTCTAAAGATAGAAATTATGAAATATATGTAGATAAAACAGGTCTGTTAAGTTTTTTGAATAAAGCAATTGATACTCCTAAAAACTGTATTGCTGTCAGTCATGCCCGACGTTTTGGTAAATCTCATGCTGCCGGAATGATTGATGCTTACTACAGCCTTGGCAGTGATTCCTCAAAACTGTTTGCAGATACCAAGATTGCGTCTGACCCTGATTATGAAAAATACCGAAACAAGTATAATGTTATTCATTTAGATATTTCATCTTTTTGGGATGATTACAAAGTCAATCTGATAGAAAAGATTGTGGAATATATTTATGATGATATACAAGAAGAACTGGGAAATATTCTGGATTATAAAAAGAAGTTAAGTTATGTACTAATGAAAATTTATGAAAAGACGGGAATTCCTTTTGTTATTATCATTGATGAATGGGATTGTGTTATCCGAAACAGTAACGACCAGGCTTTAGTGCATAAATATTTGCAGTTCTTGCATTCACTTTTTAAATCAGAAGAATCGAAATCATTTTTGGCTCTGGGGTATATCACAGGAATTTTACCGATTAAGAAGATAAAAGATGAGTCTGCTTTAAATAATTTTCAAGAATATACTATGTTAAAATCAAGACCTATTACAGAATACTATGGATTCACAGAAGATGAAGTTAAGGAACTATGCCAAAAGTATGATATGGATTTTGAGACAATGAAGGCATGGTATAACGGATATTTGATTGACGGAATGCATATGTATAATCCGAATTCTGTATCAATGGCTATAAACTACCAGGATTTTGATTCTTATTGGAGGAATACTTCTGCCTTTGGTACGATCAATACTTTTATTACAATGAATTATGCTGGATTAAAAGAAGATGTGCTTGCTATGTTAGCTGGCGAAAAAGTGATGGTAAATACAAATACTTTTCAGAATGATTTTTCTATGATAGCTTCAAAAAGCGATGTCTTAACTGCTTTAATTCATCTTGGATATCTTGGATACGATGCAGACATGAAAAGTGCATATATTCCTAATTATGAAGTAGCAACTGCATTTGAATCTGCTTTACAGACAGGCTCTTGGAAGGAAATCGCCGCATCCATTTCCAGATGTGATGAACTTCTTATAGCCACGACAAATAAAAATGCGGAAAAGGTAGCTGAACTCATTGAGCTTGCTCATGAAACCTACACTTCTGTATTAAAATATAACGATGAAAATTCCCTAAGCTGTGTACTTACCATGGCTTACTTTACAGCACCGGCTTATTATAATATCATTCGGGAGATGCCTTCCGGAAAGGGCTTTGCTGATTTTGTTTTCCTTCCAAGAGCAAATGCGGGCAATCGCCCTGCGATGATCGTGGAATTAAAACACAACAAGACAGCAGATGCAGCAATCACTCAAATCAAAGAGAAAAGATACCAGGGTGCTTTGTCTGGATATAAAGGAAAGATTTTATTGGTTGGAATTAATTACGATACAGAAAAACATCATACATGTGTAATCGAAGAATACTGA
- a CDS encoding AzlD domain-containing protein: MSFKIFLPYLFVMAIVTYLIRAIPLVLVKHKIKNKFFNSFLYYIPYTVLAAMTIPAIFTATGSLISAIAGLVVAVILAYQRKSLIVVAIGACAAVFIIEGIITLM; the protein is encoded by the coding sequence ATGAGCTTTAAAATATTTTTACCCTATCTTTTCGTAATGGCAATCGTAACCTATTTAATCAGAGCCATTCCACTCGTACTTGTAAAACACAAAATAAAAAACAAATTTTTTAATTCCTTTTTATATTATATTCCATATACCGTATTAGCAGCCATGACGATCCCGGCAATCTTTACAGCAACAGGAAGCTTGATTTCTGCTATTGCAGGACTCGTAGTCGCTGTTATACTCGCTTACCAGAGAAAAAGCCTGATCGTGGTAGCGATTGGAGCCTGTGCAGCAGTGTTTATTATAGAAGGAATCATAACCTTAATGTAA
- a CDS encoding AzlC family ABC transporter permease, giving the protein MNFKQGIRDGIPIGLGYAAVSFAFGILAVDKDLTVSEAVLISFTNLTSAGQFAGLTIIAELGTLVEMALSQFIINLRYMLMAISLSQKVDDDFSGIWRWILGFAITDEIFAVAIQNPGKIKRNYFAGLTIVPIIGWTIGTLGGALMGNILPAIITNALGVALYGMFIAVVVPKAREDSHVFIAVCIAIAISTVLKYTPVFANLSGGFAIIICTVAASLIAAILFPVEVNEDEL; this is encoded by the coding sequence ATGAACTTTAAACAGGGAATCAGAGATGGAATCCCCATCGGACTCGGTTATGCTGCCGTTTCCTTTGCCTTTGGGATTCTCGCGGTAGATAAAGATTTAACTGTCAGTGAGGCAGTACTTATTTCATTCACAAACTTAACATCTGCAGGGCAGTTTGCAGGACTTACGATTATTGCAGAACTTGGAACATTAGTTGAGATGGCACTTTCCCAGTTCATCATCAACTTAAGATATATGCTGATGGCAATTTCACTTTCCCAGAAAGTGGATGATGATTTTTCAGGAATCTGGAGATGGATACTCGGCTTTGCTATTACCGATGAAATCTTTGCTGTAGCAATCCAGAATCCAGGAAAAATTAAACGAAATTACTTTGCGGGACTTACGATAGTTCCGATTATTGGGTGGACGATAGGAACCTTAGGCGGCGCTTTGATGGGAAATATTTTACCGGCCATTATCACAAACGCTTTAGGTGTCGCTCTTTATGGAATGTTTATCGCCGTTGTCGTACCAAAGGCAAGAGAAGACAGCCATGTCTTCATTGCGGTATGTATCGCAATCGCGATCAGTACAGTACTGAAATACACTCCAGTATTTGCGAATCTCTCCGGCGGTTTCGCAATCATCATCTGTACCGTAGCCGCATCACTTATTGCGGCAATATTATTCCCAGTGGAGGTAAACGAAGATGAGCTTTAA
- the purD gene encoding phosphoribosylamine--glycine ligase, whose protein sequence is MKVLIVGSGGREHAIAWAVSQSAKADKIYCAPGNAGIEEYAECVNIGAMEFDKLVAFAKEKEIDLTIIGMDDPLVGGVVDAFEAEGLRVFGPRKNAAIIEGSKAFSKDLMKKYNIPTAGYENFDSDEKALAYLETAKFPIVLKADGLALGKGVLICNTLEEAKEGVKTIMEDKKFGDAGNRMVIEEFMTGREVSVLAFCDGKTIKCMTSAQDHKRAKDGDQGLNTGGMGTFSPSPFYTKEVEEFCEKYVYQPTMDAMAAEGRPFVGILFTGLMLTEDGPKVLEYNARFGDPEAQVVLPRMKNDIIDVMEACIDGRLDEIDLQFEDNAAVCVVLASDGYPVSYEKGYVINGLEEFKKHDGYYCFHAGTKRTDKGIVTNGGRVLGVTAKGTNLKEARKNAYAATEWVTFENKYMRHDIGKAIDDVEA, encoded by the coding sequence ATGAAAGTATTAATCGTAGGCAGTGGCGGAAGAGAACACGCGATCGCATGGGCAGTTTCTCAAAGTGCAAAGGCAGATAAAATTTACTGTGCACCGGGAAATGCAGGAATCGAAGAATATGCAGAGTGCGTGAACATCGGTGCAATGGAATTTGATAAACTGGTTGCTTTTGCAAAAGAAAAAGAAATTGACCTTACCATTATTGGTATGGACGACCCACTGGTAGGTGGTGTTGTAGATGCATTTGAGGCAGAAGGTCTTCGTGTATTCGGTCCAAGAAAGAATGCAGCGATCATTGAAGGTTCCAAAGCATTTTCCAAAGATTTAATGAAGAAATATAACATTCCAACAGCTGGATATGAGAACTTTGATTCTGATGAGAAGGCACTCGCTTACCTTGAAACTGCAAAGTTCCCAATCGTATTAAAAGCAGACGGACTGGCACTTGGAAAAGGTGTATTAATCTGCAATACTTTAGAAGAAGCGAAAGAAGGCGTAAAGACGATCATGGAAGATAAGAAGTTCGGAGATGCCGGAAATCGTATGGTAATCGAAGAATTTATGACTGGTCGTGAAGTTTCTGTTCTTGCATTCTGTGATGGAAAGACAATCAAATGTATGACAAGTGCACAGGATCACAAACGTGCCAAAGATGGGGATCAGGGCTTAAATACCGGTGGAATGGGAACATTCTCCCCAAGTCCATTCTACACAAAAGAAGTAGAAGAATTCTGTGAAAAATACGTTTATCAGCCTACTATGGATGCTATGGCAGCAGAAGGAAGACCGTTTGTCGGTATCCTCTTTACCGGTCTGATGCTGACGGAAGATGGACCAAAAGTTCTCGAATACAATGCCCGTTTCGGAGATCCGGAAGCACAGGTAGTACTTCCTCGTATGAAGAACGACATTATTGATGTTATGGAAGCTTGTATCGACGGACGTTTAGATGAAATCGATCTGCAGTTTGAAGATAATGCAGCCGTTTGCGTTGTCCTTGCTTCTGACGGTTATCCAGTTTCTTACGAAAAAGGTTATGTGATTAATGGCCTTGAAGAATTTAAGAAACACGATGGCTATTATTGCTTCCACGCCGGAACAAAGCGCACAGATAAAGGAATCGTTACAAATGGCGGACGTGTACTTGGTGTAACTGCCAAGGGAACAAACCTAAAAGAGGCAAGAAAGAACGCCTACGCAGCAACAGAATGGGTAACTTTTGAAAATAAATATATGCGTCATGATATCGGAAAAGCAATTGATGATGTAGAAGCATAA
- the purN gene encoding phosphoribosylglycinamide formyltransferase, with product MLKVAVLVSGGGTNLQAILDAIDSGKITNTEIRVVISNNEGAYALERAKNYGTEGLLLSPKSFETREEFNQKLLEALKEREIDLVVLAGYLVVVPPCVIQEYENRIINIHPSLIPSFCGKGCYGLHVHEKALERGVKVSGATVHFVDEGTDTGPIIMQKPVMVEQGDTPEVLQRRIMEQAEWKILPETINLIANGKVHVDGRVVTIDK from the coding sequence ATGCTAAAAGTTGCAGTTTTAGTATCTGGCGGCGGTACGAATCTGCAGGCGATTCTTGATGCGATAGACAGCGGAAAGATTACCAATACAGAAATTCGTGTCGTAATCAGTAACAATGAAGGTGCTTACGCATTAGAACGTGCAAAGAATTATGGAACAGAAGGTTTACTTCTTTCGCCAAAGAGCTTTGAGACAAGAGAAGAATTTAACCAGAAGCTTTTAGAAGCTTTAAAAGAAAGAGAAATCGATCTTGTTGTTCTTGCAGGATATCTTGTTGTTGTGCCTCCATGTGTTATTCAGGAATATGAGAACCGGATCATTAACATTCACCCATCTTTGATTCCATCTTTTTGTGGAAAAGGCTGTTATGGCCTTCATGTTCACGAAAAGGCACTGGAAAGAGGCGTAAAAGTTTCCGGAGCGACGGTACATTTTGTCGATGAAGGAACCGATACCGGCCCGATCATTATGCAGAAGCCGGTTATGGTGGAACAGGGAGATACACCGGAAGTTTTACAGCGCCGTATCATGGAACAGGCAGAATGGAAGATTTTACCGGAAACAATCAATCTGATTGCGAATGGAAAGGTTCATGTAGACGGCAGAGTTGTTACAATTGATAAATAG
- the purM gene encoding phosphoribosylformylglycinamidine cyclo-ligase, whose protein sequence is MDYKKAGVDIEAGYKSVELMKKYVQGTMRPEVLTNLGGFSGAFSLKKFMTMENPTLVSGTDGVGTKLKVAFLMDKHDTVGIDCVAMCVNDIACAGGEPLFFLDYIACGKNFPEKIASIVSGVADGCKQSEAALIGGETAEMPGFYPEDEYDLAGFAVGIVDEKDLITGKDIKAGDVLIGIASSGIHSNGYSLVRKVFPMEKEALNEYREELGKTLGEALLTPTKIYVKALKAVKEAGITIKGCSHITGGGFYENIPRMLPDGARAVVKKDSYEVPTIFRLLAKEGDIAEEMMYNTYNMGIGMMLALDPKDAEKAIEALKAVGEEAYVVGSIEAGEKGVTLC, encoded by the coding sequence ATGGACTATAAGAAAGCCGGAGTTGATATTGAAGCTGGATACAAATCAGTAGAATTAATGAAGAAATATGTACAGGGAACAATGAGACCTGAGGTACTTACAAACCTTGGTGGATTTTCAGGTGCATTTTCATTAAAGAAGTTTATGACAATGGAGAACCCTACACTGGTTTCAGGTACAGACGGTGTTGGAACAAAGTTAAAAGTTGCGTTCCTTATGGATAAGCATGATACCGTAGGTATCGACTGTGTTGCCATGTGTGTGAATGATATTGCATGTGCAGGTGGAGAGCCATTATTCTTCCTCGATTATATTGCATGTGGCAAGAACTTCCCAGAAAAGATCGCTTCTATCGTAAGCGGCGTTGCAGATGGATGTAAGCAGTCTGAGGCTGCTCTCATCGGTGGAGAGACAGCAGAAATGCCAGGATTTTATCCGGAAGATGAGTACGATCTGGCTGGCTTCGCAGTTGGAATCGTTGATGAAAAAGACCTGATTACAGGAAAAGACATTAAGGCAGGGGACGTCCTCATAGGAATTGCCTCCTCCGGAATTCACAGTAATGGATATTCTCTTGTTCGTAAAGTATTCCCTATGGAAAAAGAAGCATTAAACGAATACAGAGAAGAACTCGGAAAGACATTAGGAGAAGCACTCCTTACTCCTACAAAGATTTATGTAAAAGCATTAAAGGCAGTAAAAGAAGCCGGCATTACGATCAAAGGCTGCAGCCATATCACTGGTGGCGGATTCTATGAGAATATTCCAAGAATGCTCCCAGACGGTGCTCGCGCTGTCGTAAAGAAAGACAGTTACGAAGTACCAACTATCTTCCGTCTTCTTGCAAAAGAAGGAGATATTGCCGAAGAGATGATGTACAATACATACAACATGGGAATCGGTATGATGCTCGCCCTTGATCCAAAGGATGCAGAAAAAGCAATCGAAGCATTAAAAGCTGTTGGTGAGGAAGCATATGTTGTTGGTTCCATCGAAGCAGGAGAAAAGGGAGTAACATTATGCTAA
- the purE gene encoding 5-(carboxyamino)imidazole ribonucleotide mutase translates to MAKVGIVMGSDSDMPIMAKAADVLKELGIDFDMTIISAHREPEEFFAYAKGAEEKGYKVIIAGAGKAAHLPGMCAAIFPMPVIGIPMKTSDLGGVDSLYSIVQMPTGIPVATVAINGAANAGILAAKMLATSDPALLERLKAYSEKLKNQVVAKADKLDEIGYEAYLKQM, encoded by the coding sequence ATGGCTAAAGTAGGTATTGTAATGGGCAGCGATTCAGATATGCCAATCATGGCAAAAGCTGCAGATGTACTCAAGGAACTTGGAATTGACTTTGATATGACGATCATCTCTGCACACAGAGAGCCGGAAGAATTTTTCGCTTACGCAAAAGGTGCAGAAGAAAAAGGTTATAAAGTGATTATCGCAGGAGCCGGTAAGGCAGCACATCTTCCGGGAATGTGCGCAGCTATTTTCCCAATGCCGGTTATCGGTATTCCAATGAAGACATCAGATCTTGGAGGAGTAGATTCCCTGTACTCTATCGTGCAGATGCCAACAGGTATTCCTGTAGCGACAGTAGCGATCAACGGTGCAGCCAACGCCGGAATTCTTGCAGCAAAGATGCTTGCAACATCCGACCCTGCACTGTTAGAAAGATTAAAAGCTTACTCTGAAAAGTTAAAGAATCAGGTAGTAGCCAAGGCAGACAAGCTTGATGAGATTGGGTACGAAGCGTACTTAAAACAAATGTAA
- the pyrF gene encoding orotidine-5'-phosphate decarboxylase, translating to MINQLVKGIKEKDAPIVVGLDPMLSYVPKHLVKDAFAAYGETLEGACEAIWQFNKGIIDATYDLIPAVKPQVAMYEQFGVEGLKAFKKTCDYAKSKGLVIIGDIKRGDIGSTSEAYAIGHLGTVKIGEHVYSPFTEDFVTVNPYLGSDGVKPFLKVCKDTDKGVFILVKTSNPSSGEFQDRQIDGKPLYEIVAEKVAEWGEDVMGEDYSYVGAVVGATYPEMGAALRKIMPKNYILVPGYGAQGGTGKDLAPFFNEDGLGAIVNSSRGIICAYQKDPYKEKFSSVDYADASRQAVLDMKEDLKNAFVK from the coding sequence ATGATTAATCAGTTAGTAAAAGGAATCAAAGAAAAAGATGCGCCTATCGTTGTTGGTCTTGACCCGATGCTTTCTTATGTACCAAAACATCTTGTAAAAGATGCTTTTGCTGCATACGGAGAGACATTAGAAGGTGCATGTGAAGCAATCTGGCAGTTTAATAAGGGCATTATCGATGCAACTTATGATCTTATTCCGGCAGTAAAGCCACAGGTTGCCATGTATGAGCAATTTGGTGTTGAGGGATTGAAAGCTTTCAAAAAGACATGCGATTACGCAAAGAGCAAAGGACTTGTTATCATCGGAGATATCAAGAGAGGCGATATTGGCTCTACATCCGAAGCATATGCGATCGGACACCTTGGAACAGTAAAGATTGGTGAACATGTATATTCTCCATTTACAGAAGACTTTGTAACGGTGAACCCATATCTTGGTTCTGATGGTGTAAAGCCTTTCTTAAAAGTGTGCAAAGACACAGATAAGGGTGTATTTATTCTTGTAAAAACATCCAATCCATCCAGTGGAGAATTCCAGGATCGTCAGATTGATGGAAAGCCACTTTATGAGATCGTTGCTGAAAAGGTAGCTGAGTGGGGCGAAGATGTTATGGGCGAAGACTACAGCTATGTTGGAGCCGTTGTAGGAGCTACTTATCCGGAGATGGGAGCAGCACTTCGAAAGATCATGCCTAAAAACTATATTCTTGTACCGGGATATGGTGCACAGGGTGGAACAGGTAAAGATTTAGCACCGTTCTTTAACGAGGATGGACTTGGTGCTATCGTAAACTCCAGTCGTGGAATTATCTGTGCTTATCAGAAAGACCCGTATAAAGAGAAGTTTAGTTCTGTAGACTATGCGGATGCCAGCCGCCAGGCAGTCCTTGATATGAAGGAAGATTTAAAGAACGCTTTTGTAAAATAA
- a CDS encoding dihydroorotase has product MKLVIKNGHVMDPASGRDEVTDIWVEDKRIIGFGEHPEWEEDAEKLNADGCIAAPGLVDVHVHFRDPGFTYKEDLETGSHAAAAGGFTTVVCMANTKPIVDTPEVIQDILKRAENLPIHVKQVSAVSKGFEGKELVDFQAMVDAGACGFTDDGIPLTDAGFIKKAMEEAAKMDMPISLHEEDPALNEVNGVNKGVISKKMGIGGAPAISEDVMVARDVMLALDTGAKVDIQHISSGRSVDLVRYAKKRGAKVFAEATPHHFTLTEEDVLNYETMAKMNPPLRTEWDRTKIIEGLADGTIDMIATDHAPHSIEEKEREFTKAPSGIIGLETSLSLGITSLVKRGYLTMMQLLEKMTVNPAKLYNFECGTLKEGAAADIVIFAPDEVRTVESFESKAENSPFLGAQLYGKVKYTICDGKVVYRG; this is encoded by the coding sequence ATGAAGTTAGTAATTAAAAATGGACATGTGATGGATCCGGCATCTGGAAGAGATGAAGTTACAGATATCTGGGTGGAAGATAAGCGGATCATCGGATTTGGAGAACATCCGGAATGGGAAGAAGATGCTGAAAAACTGAATGCGGACGGCTGTATTGCGGCACCGGGACTTGTTGATGTGCATGTACATTTTCGTGATCCGGGTTTTACGTATAAAGAAGATCTGGAAACTGGAAGTCATGCAGCAGCAGCAGGAGGATTCACAACGGTTGTCTGTATGGCAAATACAAAACCAATCGTTGATACTCCAGAAGTAATTCAGGATATTTTAAAAAGAGCAGAGAACTTACCGATTCACGTAAAGCAGGTGTCTGCGGTTTCCAAAGGATTTGAGGGAAAAGAGTTAGTGGATTTCCAGGCGATGGTAGATGCTGGTGCCTGTGGATTTACAGATGACGGAATCCCGTTAACAGATGCCGGATTTATTAAAAAAGCAATGGAAGAGGCAGCGAAAATGGATATGCCAATCTCATTGCATGAGGAAGATCCAGCACTTAACGAAGTAAACGGAGTGAACAAGGGTGTGATTTCTAAAAAGATGGGGATTGGCGGAGCACCGGCAATTTCAGAAGATGTGATGGTGGCAAGAGATGTCATGCTGGCACTTGATACTGGAGCAAAGGTAGACATTCAGCATATATCTTCTGGTCGTTCTGTAGATTTGGTTCGTTATGCGAAAAAACGAGGAGCAAAGGTTTTTGCGGAGGCTACACCACATCATTTTACATTAACAGAAGAAGATGTACTTAATTATGAAACGATGGCAAAGATGAATCCGCCACTCCGTACAGAATGGGATCGAACAAAGATTATCGAAGGATTAGCAGATGGAACGATTGATATGATCGCGACCGATCATGCCCCTCATTCTATAGAAGAAAAAGAGAGAGAATTTACAAAAGCGCCAAGTGGAATCATTGGACTTGAAACATCATTATCTCTTGGTATTACAAGTCTTGTAAAAAGAGGCTATCTTACGATGATGCAGCTTCTTGAAAAAATGACGGTTAATCCGGCAAAGCTTTATAATTTTGAATGTGGAACATTAAAAGAAGGAGCGGCTGCAGATATCGTTATTTTTGCACCGGATGAAGTCCGAACAGTAGAATCTTTCGAGTCAAAAGCGGAAAATTCTCCGTTTCTTGGTGCACAGTTATATGGAAAAGTAAAATATACGATTTGTGATGGTAAAGTTGTATATCGCGGCTAA